In the Leptolyngbya sp. FACHB-261 genome, one interval contains:
- the lipA gene encoding lipoyl synthase produces the protein MAVKPEWLRVKAPQWERVGNVKDILRDLSLNTVCEEASCPNIGECFQAGTATFLIMGPACTRACPYCDIDFEKKPKALDPSEPERLAEAVRRLGLNHVVITSVNRDDLPDGGASQFVQCIEQTRTVMPGTTIEVLIPDLCGNWQALAGILSAQPDVLNHNTETVPRLYKRVRPQAQYERSLELLQRARELAPWVYTKSGIMAGLGETDQEVEQVMRDLRSVDCDILTIGQYLQPSNKHLGVQEFVTPERFEQWRLLGESLGFLQVVSSPLTRSSYHAEQVRALMALHPRVKLDGLAAQ, from the coding sequence ATGGCAGTTAAACCGGAATGGTTACGGGTCAAAGCTCCTCAATGGGAGCGGGTTGGCAACGTTAAGGATATCCTGCGGGATCTCAGCCTAAACACAGTTTGTGAAGAGGCGTCCTGCCCCAACATTGGCGAGTGTTTCCAGGCAGGAACAGCCACCTTTTTGATCATGGGACCGGCCTGCACGCGGGCTTGCCCCTACTGTGATATTGACTTTGAGAAGAAGCCCAAAGCGCTGGACCCGAGCGAGCCTGAGCGACTAGCCGAAGCGGTTCGACGATTGGGGCTGAACCATGTGGTCATTACCTCTGTCAACCGGGACGATTTGCCGGATGGGGGCGCCTCTCAATTTGTGCAGTGCATTGAGCAGACGCGGACTGTGATGCCGGGAACCACGATCGAAGTGTTGATCCCTGACTTATGCGGCAATTGGCAGGCTCTAGCGGGTATCCTGAGTGCTCAGCCTGATGTGCTTAATCACAACACCGAGACAGTGCCACGCCTTTATAAGCGCGTGCGCCCGCAAGCTCAGTACGAGCGCTCATTGGAGCTTTTGCAGCGCGCCCGTGAACTCGCTCCTTGGGTCTATACCAAGTCGGGTATTATGGCAGGCTTGGGGGAAACTGATCAAGAAGTCGAGCAGGTAATGCGCGATTTGCGCTCTGTTGACTGCGACATTCTCACCATTGGTCAATATCTTCAGCCGAGCAACAAGCATCTAGGTGTACAGGAGTTTGTGACGCCAGAGCGGTTTGAGCAATGGCGACTTCTAGGCGAATCCCTTGGCTTCTTGCAAGTGGTTTCGTCACCCCTCACGCGCAGCTCTTATCATGCTGAGCAAGTACGAGCCCTAATGGCTTTGCACCCCAGAGTGAAGCTGGACGGTTTAGCTGCTCAATAA
- the speB gene encoding agmatinase, translating into MIAQSPLPTQPLATELLPFLGSDVAAAYEQAQVVILPIPYEATTTYRKGCAQGPASLLVASQQVEYYDEELEREVWPVGIYTHAAVGGDVPNAETMLQQVREAVKGCADDGKFVIGIGGEHSITSAIVEAYVQSNPSEPFTVVQIDAHGDLRHEYEGSIHNHACVMRRIVDMGLPTLQIGIRSICQEEADLIRTQNLAVFRARELAKSANWIDEALAAIPTRKVFITIDVDGLDPALMPGVGTPEPGGLGWYETLTFLRRLFEGHEVIGADVMELAPLGDSVVSEFTCAKLVYKLIGYHTLAANPS; encoded by the coding sequence ATGATTGCCCAATCGCCCCTTCCAACTCAACCGCTAGCCACAGAACTGCTGCCCTTTCTCGGCTCAGACGTTGCTGCTGCCTACGAACAGGCTCAAGTGGTGATTTTGCCAATCCCCTACGAAGCCACCACAACCTACAGAAAAGGCTGTGCTCAGGGTCCCGCTTCACTTTTGGTTGCTTCGCAGCAGGTTGAATACTACGACGAAGAGCTAGAGCGTGAAGTCTGGCCGGTAGGCATCTATACGCACGCGGCAGTCGGTGGTGATGTGCCCAATGCTGAGACTATGCTGCAGCAGGTGCGTGAGGCAGTCAAAGGCTGTGCAGACGATGGCAAGTTTGTGATTGGTATTGGCGGTGAGCACAGTATTACCAGTGCCATTGTGGAAGCCTATGTGCAAAGCAACCCGTCAGAGCCGTTCACCGTGGTTCAGATCGACGCTCATGGTGACCTGCGCCATGAATATGAGGGATCGATTCACAATCATGCCTGTGTGATGCGGCGCATTGTCGATATGGGCCTACCAACACTGCAAATCGGCATTCGTAGCATTTGTCAGGAGGAAGCCGACCTGATCAGGACGCAAAATTTAGCAGTATTTCGGGCGCGTGAACTTGCCAAATCAGCTAATTGGATCGACGAAGCTCTGGCAGCTATTCCCACCCGTAAAGTCTTCATCACTATTGATGTGGACGGTCTAGATCCAGCCCTGATGCCTGGAGTCGGGACGCCGGAGCCCGGTGGCTTAGGCTGGTACGAAACCTTGACCTTTCTACGACGCTTGTTTGAAGGCCACGAAGTCATCGGCGCAGACGTGATGGAACTAGCTCCACTAGGCGACTCAGTTGTATCTGAATTTACTTGTGCCAAACTGGTCTACAAGCTGATTGGATACCACACTCTGGCTGCCAATCCTTCATGA
- a CDS encoding asparaginase: MSLAVMQPSILAIEARRPIQGVTVLRMTRGKRTQTEELEIRLLREGIVESSHYAEAVVCDTRGRVFSVAGNPETAAFIRSSLKPIQALAVVASGTKERFNLSDKDLAVICSSHQGTVTQSRQVFNILWRCDVDPSQLRCPIPTGRRSPLQHNCSGKHAGMLAVCQKCNWSLESYLSSRHPVQQLVLEKLADLLRIPTAEFISARDDCGVPTYFLQLSQMATLYAHLASGSRLDLECLVRAMTRYPEMVAGDGEFDTELMRLSEGELISKAGAEGVQCIGRVGQGLGLAIKVKDGAKRAKHGAAIHALRQLGWITPSAAERLAEQFTTLSDYKRLEVLGELAML; encoded by the coding sequence ATGTCTTTGGCTGTTATGCAGCCTTCCATCTTAGCGATTGAGGCCAGGCGTCCCATCCAAGGTGTTACAGTTTTACGCATGACTAGGGGAAAAAGAACTCAAACTGAGGAGCTAGAAATTCGGCTCCTGCGCGAAGGCATTGTTGAATCCAGCCATTATGCTGAGGCAGTGGTTTGTGATACGCGGGGACGGGTCTTCTCAGTAGCCGGTAACCCAGAAACAGCTGCCTTCATCCGCTCTTCTTTGAAGCCAATTCAGGCCCTTGCTGTGGTTGCTTCCGGGACCAAAGAGCGCTTTAACTTATCCGACAAGGATCTAGCGGTCATCTGTAGCTCTCACCAGGGAACAGTGACCCAATCTCGGCAAGTTTTCAATATTCTCTGGCGTTGCGATGTTGATCCCAGTCAATTGCGTTGTCCAATTCCTACAGGTCGACGCAGCCCACTGCAACATAATTGCTCTGGGAAGCATGCTGGCATGCTGGCAGTCTGTCAGAAATGTAATTGGTCTTTAGAGAGCTACTTGAGCAGCCGGCATCCAGTCCAGCAGCTCGTGCTTGAGAAGCTAGCTGACCTGCTACGGATCCCCACAGCTGAGTTCATCAGCGCCCGTGACGACTGTGGAGTTCCCACATATTTCCTGCAACTGAGTCAGATGGCAACGCTGTACGCTCATCTCGCCTCCGGTAGTCGTCTGGATCTTGAGTGTCTCGTGCGAGCGATGACCCGTTATCCAGAGATGGTGGCCGGGGATGGCGAATTCGACACCGAGCTGATGCGCCTCAGTGAAGGCGAATTGATCAGCAAGGCTGGAGCTGAAGGAGTTCAGTGTATTGGGCGAGTTGGGCAGGGCTTAGGGTTAGCGATCAAGGTCAAAGATGGTGCTAAGCGGGCCAAGCACGGTGCTGCAATCCACGCACTGCGGCAGCTCGGTTGGATTACCCCTAGTGCCGCTGAGAGGCTGGCTGAGCAATTCACGACTCTCAGTGACTATAAGCGGCTTGAAGTTCTAGGCGAATTGGCAATGCTATAG
- a CDS encoding YkgJ family cysteine cluster protein — protein sequence MPTWQCVKQCGACCHLDPADRPDLADYLIPDELQLYLSLVGEGGWCVNFDHESRTCRIYTERPRFCRVTPEVFSDLYDVGPEDLDEFAIECCQQQIEGVYGSPSPELEQFTQTIG from the coding sequence GTGCCAACCTGGCAATGTGTCAAGCAATGTGGAGCCTGCTGCCACCTCGATCCGGCGGATCGCCCTGACTTGGCAGACTACCTTATCCCAGACGAACTCCAGCTCTACCTGAGTTTGGTCGGTGAGGGTGGTTGGTGCGTCAATTTTGATCACGAGAGCCGCACCTGCCGCATCTACACTGAGCGTCCTCGCTTCTGCCGGGTAACGCCCGAAGTCTTCAGCGACCTCTATGACGTTGGACCAGAAGACTTGGATGAGTTCGCCATTGAGTGCTGTCAGCAGCAGATCGAAGGCGTGTACGGTAGCCCAAGCCCAGAGCTAGAGCAATTCACCCAAACTATTGGTTGA
- a CDS encoding TMEM165/GDT1 family protein: MQLQEPTRPLPLHPPETHSELHSQATPKQAAPKQAVSKLDPKVVLATFSTIFLAEVGDKTQIATLMMSAQSQQPWVVFLGAAPALVLTSLLGVMAGQWLSKKFAPQVLDTLAGLSFLALAVALLWDGVLR; the protein is encoded by the coding sequence ATGCAGCTTCAAGAACCAACTCGCCCCTTGCCTCTGCATCCTCCTGAGACTCACTCTGAGCTTCACAGCCAAGCTACACCCAAGCAGGCTGCACCCAAGCAAGCTGTGTCCAAGTTAGATCCCAAGGTTGTGCTGGCAACCTTTTCCACGATTTTTCTAGCTGAAGTTGGCGATAAGACTCAGATTGCCACCCTGATGATGAGTGCTCAATCCCAGCAACCCTGGGTGGTGTTCTTGGGAGCAGCTCCGGCACTGGTTTTGACTAGTTTGCTGGGGGTGATGGCTGGGCAGTGGTTGTCCAAGAAATTCGCACCGCAAGTGCTGGACACCTTGGCTGGCTTAAGCTTTCTAGCCCTGGCAGTGGCATTACTTTGGGATGGGGTGCTGCGATGA
- a CDS encoding TMEM165/GDT1 family protein → MNWHLLLLSFTTVFLSELGDKSQLAAMTLGGSSRSPRAVFLGASAALVLTSLIGVLAGEGAAQVLPTALLKGVAAAGFALMAVRLLWPRPAEVQDEDR, encoded by the coding sequence ATGAACTGGCATTTACTGCTGCTAAGCTTCACAACCGTTTTTCTTTCCGAGCTGGGCGACAAAAGTCAATTAGCAGCTATGACCTTAGGCGGAAGCTCTCGTTCGCCCCGTGCAGTATTCTTGGGAGCTTCGGCGGCTCTGGTTTTAACTAGCTTGATTGGTGTATTGGCGGGAGAGGGAGCCGCACAGGTGTTGCCAACCGCCCTACTCAAAGGTGTCGCCGCGGCAGGCTTTGCCTTGATGGCAGTTCGCTTGCTATGGCCTAGACCCGCCG